A genomic region of Oncorhynchus mykiss isolate Arlee chromosome 16, USDA_OmykA_1.1, whole genome shotgun sequence contains the following coding sequences:
- the LOC110492427 gene encoding peregrin isoform X2 produces MGLDFDVKTFCHNLRATKPPYECPVETCRKVYKSYSGIEYHLYHYDHDNPTPAQGMPQKKRKGRPPRMSLVGTGDMEGGLGKGGGPGQAGNTPGSPNQSEHSHSPGRETMTYAQAQRMVELEIHGHIHRISIFENIDVVSEDDSGAEDPPSSGGGGGGLCNGGDSGGGGSEVGGKDRPDTPAANGGKATPKSGKHKSKEKKKEGSSHHHSASSGPAVKLPEVVYRELDQERPDAPTRQSSYYRYIDKSVEELDEEVEYDIDEEDYIWLDIMNDKRRSDGVTPIPQEVFEYLMDRLEKESYFESHNKTDPSALIDEDAVCCICNDGECQNSNVILFCDMCNLAVHQECYGVPYIPEGQWLCRRCLQSPSRAVDCALCPNKGGAFKQTDDARWAHVVCALWIPEVCFANTVFLEPIDSIEHIPPARWKLTCYICKQRGSGACIQCHKANCYTAFHVTCAQQAGLYMKMEPVRETGANGTSFSVRKTAYCDIHTPPGLARPLGGVGGASMGSSHSEGELEEDDEPSVGHDDDTKGWSSERAKRAKAKSRLKMKRARKILAEKRNAAPVVSVPCIPPHRLSKITSNLTVPRKSQFMQRLHSYWTLKRQSRNGVPLLRRLQTHLQSQRNTEQLQPQPQAPQSQVTTVTTTQSLSGVVITARDSEDNNLALKEQLKAWQRLRHDLERARLLVELIRKREKLKRETIKVQQMALEMQLTPFLVLLRNTLEQLQDRDTSNFFTEPVPLAEVPDYLDHIERPMDFQTMWNLLEAHRYLSFEAFEADFGLIVNNCLKYNAKDTVFYRAALRLREMGGAVIRTARRQAERIGLDYDTGMHLHREPSPDSQRDRERDRDQEQERDRDQERERDGDGDRPLSSNEDDLLLPENRRRLPLEEQLCFLQARFDEVSSGKHSIGRSRRAKALRKEMTVIKRKLAHQREGGSGMGGRDSGGGGDRGPSLPHHPSSTGRHDEGEESSSQEISGKDLSASSSALAPEVGRRTSVLFSKKNPKMAGPPKRPGRPPKNRDAGHGGAGVSPSPIGPPQLALLSPPRQRKRPHSSSSSESDSDIDNLLPSLPTNGFGGANQPVTESFRVYRNERSLPRSSSDSESTSSSSSSAASDRTSTTPSKQGRGKQSFSRSAFQEDSSEETSGTENDSYSVGGSRSVSHWWGRGRSGCRTPSDDYSSLDALDLVWAKCRGYPSYPALIIDPKMPSEGVFHRGVPIPVPPLDVLKLGEQMTQEAREHLFLVLFFDNKRTWQWLPRSKLVPLGVDRELDKEKMLEGRKSNIRKSVQVAYHRAMQHRNKVQGDPSSDTSDSD; encoded by the exons ATGGGGCTGGACTTTGACGTGAAGACTTTCTGCCACAACCTCCGAGCCACCAAGCCCCCTTACGAGTGCCCAGTGGAGACCTGTCGCAAGGTCTACAAGAGCTACAGCGGCATTGAGTACCACCTCTACCATTACGACCATGACAACCCCACGCCTGCACAGGGCATGCCCCAGAAGAAGAGGAAGGGGCGCCCCCCTCGCATGTCCCTGGTGGGGACCGGGGACATGGAGGGAGGGCTGGGAAAGGGAGGTGGGCCAGGGCAGGCAGGGAACACCCCTGGGAGTCCTAATCAGTCAGagcactcccactccccaggcaGGGAGACGATGACCTATGCCCAGGCCCAGCGCATGGTGGAGCTGGAGATCCATGGACACATCCACCGCATCAGCATTTTTGAGAACATTGACGTGGTATCGGAGGATGACAGTGGGGCCGAGGACCCTCCATCCTCGGGCGGAGGTGGGGGAGGGTTGTGTAATGGGGGCGACAGCgggggaggagggagtgaggtGGGGGGCAAGGACAGGCCAGACACCCCTGCTGCTAACGGGGGGAAGGCAACACCCAAGTCCGGGAAGCACAAGAgtaaagagaagaagaaggagggatcGTCACACCACCACAGCGCTTCCTCTGGCCCAGCAGTCAAGCTGCCTGAGGTGGTGTACAGAGAGCTTGACCAGGAGAGGCCCGACGCACCCACACGACAGTCATCTTattacag GTACATAGATAAGTCGGTGGAGGAGTTGGATGAAGAGGTGGAATATGACATTGATGAGGAGGACTATATCTGGCTGGACATCATGAATGACAAGCGGCGTAGTGACGGGGTGACGCCCATCCCCCAGGAGGTGTTTGAATATCTCATGGACCGGCTGGAGAAGGAGTCCTACTTCGAGAGCCATAACAAG ACGGACCCCAGCGCCCTGATCGACGAGGACGCCGTCTGCTGCATCTGTAACGACGGCGAGTGTCAGAACAGCAACGTGATCCTGTTCTGTGACATGTGTAACCTGGCCGTGCACCAGGAGTGTTACGGCGTGCCCTACATCCCTGAGGGCCAGTGGCTGTGTCGCCGCTGCCTCCAGTCCCCCAGCCGCGCCGTCGACTGTGCCCTCTGCCCCAACAAGGGTGGGGCCTTTAAACAGACGGACGATGCACGCTGGGCCCACGTGGTGTGTGCCCTCTGGATCCCCgag GTGTGTTTTGCCAACACAGTCTTCCTGGAGCCCATTGACAGCATCGAGCACATCCCCCCGGCGCGCTGGAAGCTCACCTGCTACATCTGCAAGCAGCGCGGCTCAGGGGCCTGCATTCAGTGCCACAAGGCCAACTGCTATACAGCCTTCCACGTGACCTGTGCCCAGCAGGCCGGCCTCTACATGAAGATGGAGCCCGTCAGGGAGACCGGCGCCAATGGCACCTCATTCAGCGTCCGCAAGACCGCCTACTGCGACATCCACACCCCGCCCGGCTTAGCACGCCCACTCGGAGGGGTGGGAGGGGCTAGCATGGGCTCCTCCCACAGTGAAGGCGAGCTGGAAGAGGACGATGAGCCCAGTGTAGGTCACGATGACGACACCAAGGGCTGGAGCTCAGAGCGGGCAAAGAGGGCCAAGGCCAAGTCCAGACTGAAGATGAAGAGAGCCAGGAAGATACTGGCTGAGAAGAGGAACGCTGCGCCTGTGGTGTCTGTGCCCTGTATACCCCCACACAG GCTCAGTAAGATCACCAGTAACCTGACAGTGCCCAGGAAGAGCCAGTTTATGCAGCGACTGCACAGTTACTGGACCCTGAAGAGGCAGAGCCGGAATGGTGTCCCTCTGCTGCGCCGGCTCCAGACCCACCTGCAGTCACAGCGCAACACGGAGCAGCTACAGCCACAGCCGCAGGCGCCACAGTCGCAGGTTACCACGGTAACCACCACACAGTCTCTGTCTGGTGTTGTTATCACAGCG agggacagtgaggataaTAACTTGGCTCTGAAGGAGCAGTTGAAGGCATGGCAGAGACTGAGACATGACCTGGAGAGAGCCAGACTACTGGTGGAGCTCATCCGCAAGAGAGAGAAACTcaagagagagacg aTCAAGGTGCAGCAGATGGCGCTAGAGATGCAGCTGACTCCCTTCCTGGTCCTGCTGAGGAACACACTGGAacagctacaggacagagacacCAGCAACTTCTTCACTGAGCCTGTCCCCCTGGCCGAG GTGCCAGACTACCTGGACCACATCGAGAGGCCCATGGACTTCCAGACCATGTGGAACCTACTAGAGGCTCACCGCTACCTCAGCTTTGAAGCCTTTGAGGCAGACTTCGGCCTCATCGTCAACAATTGCCTCAAATACAACGCCAAGGACACAGTGTTCTACCGCGCTGCTCTGCGCCTCCGGGAGATGGGTGGGGCTGTGATCAGGACTGCCCGCAGACAGGCAGAGCGAATCGGCTTGGACTATGACACAGGTATGCACCTCCATCGAGAGCCCAGCCCGGACAGCCaacgtgacagagagagggacagggaccaggaacaagagagggacagggaccaGGAACGAGAGAGGGACGGAGACGGAGACAGGCCGCTCTCTTCCAATGAGGATG ACCTGCTTTTACCAGAGAACCGGCGGAGGCTGCCATTGGAGGAGCAGCTGTGTTTCCTTCAGGCACGCTTTGATGAGGTCAGCTCAGGGAAGCACAGCATTGGTCGGTCGCGGCGTGCCAAAGCCCTGAGGAAAGAAATGACGGTCATCAAGAGGAAACTTGcccaccagagagagggaggctcgGGCATGGGGGGCAGGGACTCAGGGGGCGGGGGGGACAGGGGACCATCCCTCCCCCATCACCCCTCATCCACGGGACGCCACGACGAGGGGGAAGAGAGCAGCAGTCAGGAGATCAGTGGCAAGG atttAAGTGCATCGTCCTCGGCTCTAGCTCCAGAGGTGGGACGTCgtacctctgtcctcttctcCAAGAAGAACCCCAAAATGGCCGGACCCCCCAAGAGGCCGGGCCGTCCCCCTAAGAACAGAGATGCGGGACACGGAGGGGCAGGGGTGAGCCCCAGTCCAATAGGTCCCCCTCAGCTGGCCCTCTTGTCTCCCCCTCGGCAGAGGAAGAGACCCCACAGCAGCTCCAGCTCCGAGAGCGACAGTGATATCGACAACCTCCTCCCGa GCCTGCCCACTAACGGTTTTGGCGGGGCCAACCAGCCGGTGACTGAGAGTTTTCGGGTGTACAGGAACGAGAGGAGCCTTCCTCGATCCAGCTCTGACTCTGAatccaccagcagcagcagcagtagtgctGCCTCTGACAGAACCAG tACCACTCCGTCTAAGCAGGGCCGGGGGAAGCAGTCGTTCTCTCGTTCAGCCTTCCAGGAGGACAGCAGTGAGGAGACATCAGGGACAGAGAACGACTCCTACTCTGTGGGAGGGTCACGCAGCGTCTCACACT GGTGGGGCCGGGGCCGATCCGGTTGTAGGACGCCATCAGATGACTACTCTTCCCTTGATGCTCTGGACCTGGTGTGGGCCAAGTGTAGAGGCTACCCTTCATACCCTGCTCTG ATCATCGATCCTAAAATGCCCAGTGAGGGGGTATTCCACAGAGGGGTTCCTATCCCTGTGCCCCCTCTGGATGTCCTGAAGCTGGGGGAGCAGATGACCCAAGAGGCCCGGGAACACCTCTTCCTGGTACTCTTTTTCGACAACAAGAGAACCTG gcagTGGCTGCCGCGTTCTAAGCTGGTTCCTCTGGGGGTGGACCGGGAGCTGGACAAggagaagatgctggagggaagGAAGTCCAACATCCGCAAGTCAGTGCAGGTGGCCTACCACCGCGCCATGCAGCATCGCAACAAGGTCCAGGGAGACCCCAGCAGCGACACCAGCGACAGCGACTGA
- the LOC110492427 gene encoding peregrin isoform X1 produces MGLDFDVKTFCHNLRATKPPYECPVETCRKVYKSYSGIEYHLYHYDHDNPTPAQGMPQKKRKGRPPRMSLVGTGDMEGGLGKGGGPGQAGNTPGSPNQSEHSHSPGRETMTYAQAQRMVELEIHGHIHRISIFENIDVVSEDDSGAEDPPSSGGGGGGLCNGGDSGGGGSEVGGKDRPDTPAANGGKATPKSGKHKSKEKKKEGSSHHHSASSGPAVKLPEVVYRELDQERPDAPTRQSSYYRYIDKSVEELDEEVEYDIDEEDYIWLDIMNDKRRSDGVTPIPQEVFEYLMDRLEKESYFESHNKTDPSALIDEDAVCCICNDGECQNSNVILFCDMCNLAVHQECYGVPYIPEGQWLCRRCLQSPSRAVDCALCPNKGGAFKQTDDARWAHVVCALWIPEVCFANTVFLEPIDSIEHIPPARWKLTCYICKQRGSGACIQCHKANCYTAFHVTCAQQAGLYMKMEPVRETGANGTSFSVRKTAYCDIHTPPGLARPLGGVGGASMGSSHSEGELEEDDEPSVGHDDDTKGWSSERAKRAKAKSRLKMKRARKILAEKRNAAPVVSVPCIPPHRLSKITSNLTVPRKSQFMQRLHSYWTLKRQSRNGVPLLRRLQTHLQSQRNTEQLQPQPQAPQSQVTTVTTTQSLSGVVITARDSEDNNLALKEQLKAWQRLRHDLERARLLVELIRKREKLKRETIKVQQMALEMQLTPFLVLLRNTLEQLQDRDTSNFFTEPVPLAEVPDYLDHIERPMDFQTMWNLLEAHRYLSFEAFEADFGLIVNNCLKYNAKDTVFYRAALRLREMGGAVIRTARRQAERIGLDYDTGMHLHREPSPDSQRDRERDRDQEQERDRDQERERDGDGDRPLSSNEDDLLLPENRRRLPLEEQLCFLQARFDEVSSGKHSIGRSRRAKALRKEMTVIKRKLAHQREGGSGMGGRDSGGGGDRGPSLPHHPSSTGRHDEGEESSSQEISGKDLSASSSALAPEVGRRTSVLFSKKNPKMAGPPKRPGRPPKNRDAGHGGAGVSPSPIGPPQLALLSPPRQRKRPHSSSSSESDSDIDNLLPSLPTNGFGGANQPVTESFRVYRNERSLPRSSSDSESTSSSSSSAASDRTSTTPSKQGRGKQSFSRSAFQEDSSEETSGTENDSYSVGGSRSVSHLGWGRGRSGCRTPSDDYSSLDALDLVWAKCRGYPSYPALIIDPKMPSEGVFHRGVPIPVPPLDVLKLGEQMTQEAREHLFLVLFFDNKRTWQWLPRSKLVPLGVDRELDKEKMLEGRKSNIRKSVQVAYHRAMQHRNKVQGDPSSDTSDSD; encoded by the exons ATGGGGCTGGACTTTGACGTGAAGACTTTCTGCCACAACCTCCGAGCCACCAAGCCCCCTTACGAGTGCCCAGTGGAGACCTGTCGCAAGGTCTACAAGAGCTACAGCGGCATTGAGTACCACCTCTACCATTACGACCATGACAACCCCACGCCTGCACAGGGCATGCCCCAGAAGAAGAGGAAGGGGCGCCCCCCTCGCATGTCCCTGGTGGGGACCGGGGACATGGAGGGAGGGCTGGGAAAGGGAGGTGGGCCAGGGCAGGCAGGGAACACCCCTGGGAGTCCTAATCAGTCAGagcactcccactccccaggcaGGGAGACGATGACCTATGCCCAGGCCCAGCGCATGGTGGAGCTGGAGATCCATGGACACATCCACCGCATCAGCATTTTTGAGAACATTGACGTGGTATCGGAGGATGACAGTGGGGCCGAGGACCCTCCATCCTCGGGCGGAGGTGGGGGAGGGTTGTGTAATGGGGGCGACAGCgggggaggagggagtgaggtGGGGGGCAAGGACAGGCCAGACACCCCTGCTGCTAACGGGGGGAAGGCAACACCCAAGTCCGGGAAGCACAAGAgtaaagagaagaagaaggagggatcGTCACACCACCACAGCGCTTCCTCTGGCCCAGCAGTCAAGCTGCCTGAGGTGGTGTACAGAGAGCTTGACCAGGAGAGGCCCGACGCACCCACACGACAGTCATCTTattacag GTACATAGATAAGTCGGTGGAGGAGTTGGATGAAGAGGTGGAATATGACATTGATGAGGAGGACTATATCTGGCTGGACATCATGAATGACAAGCGGCGTAGTGACGGGGTGACGCCCATCCCCCAGGAGGTGTTTGAATATCTCATGGACCGGCTGGAGAAGGAGTCCTACTTCGAGAGCCATAACAAG ACGGACCCCAGCGCCCTGATCGACGAGGACGCCGTCTGCTGCATCTGTAACGACGGCGAGTGTCAGAACAGCAACGTGATCCTGTTCTGTGACATGTGTAACCTGGCCGTGCACCAGGAGTGTTACGGCGTGCCCTACATCCCTGAGGGCCAGTGGCTGTGTCGCCGCTGCCTCCAGTCCCCCAGCCGCGCCGTCGACTGTGCCCTCTGCCCCAACAAGGGTGGGGCCTTTAAACAGACGGACGATGCACGCTGGGCCCACGTGGTGTGTGCCCTCTGGATCCCCgag GTGTGTTTTGCCAACACAGTCTTCCTGGAGCCCATTGACAGCATCGAGCACATCCCCCCGGCGCGCTGGAAGCTCACCTGCTACATCTGCAAGCAGCGCGGCTCAGGGGCCTGCATTCAGTGCCACAAGGCCAACTGCTATACAGCCTTCCACGTGACCTGTGCCCAGCAGGCCGGCCTCTACATGAAGATGGAGCCCGTCAGGGAGACCGGCGCCAATGGCACCTCATTCAGCGTCCGCAAGACCGCCTACTGCGACATCCACACCCCGCCCGGCTTAGCACGCCCACTCGGAGGGGTGGGAGGGGCTAGCATGGGCTCCTCCCACAGTGAAGGCGAGCTGGAAGAGGACGATGAGCCCAGTGTAGGTCACGATGACGACACCAAGGGCTGGAGCTCAGAGCGGGCAAAGAGGGCCAAGGCCAAGTCCAGACTGAAGATGAAGAGAGCCAGGAAGATACTGGCTGAGAAGAGGAACGCTGCGCCTGTGGTGTCTGTGCCCTGTATACCCCCACACAG GCTCAGTAAGATCACCAGTAACCTGACAGTGCCCAGGAAGAGCCAGTTTATGCAGCGACTGCACAGTTACTGGACCCTGAAGAGGCAGAGCCGGAATGGTGTCCCTCTGCTGCGCCGGCTCCAGACCCACCTGCAGTCACAGCGCAACACGGAGCAGCTACAGCCACAGCCGCAGGCGCCACAGTCGCAGGTTACCACGGTAACCACCACACAGTCTCTGTCTGGTGTTGTTATCACAGCG agggacagtgaggataaTAACTTGGCTCTGAAGGAGCAGTTGAAGGCATGGCAGAGACTGAGACATGACCTGGAGAGAGCCAGACTACTGGTGGAGCTCATCCGCAAGAGAGAGAAACTcaagagagagacg aTCAAGGTGCAGCAGATGGCGCTAGAGATGCAGCTGACTCCCTTCCTGGTCCTGCTGAGGAACACACTGGAacagctacaggacagagacacCAGCAACTTCTTCACTGAGCCTGTCCCCCTGGCCGAG GTGCCAGACTACCTGGACCACATCGAGAGGCCCATGGACTTCCAGACCATGTGGAACCTACTAGAGGCTCACCGCTACCTCAGCTTTGAAGCCTTTGAGGCAGACTTCGGCCTCATCGTCAACAATTGCCTCAAATACAACGCCAAGGACACAGTGTTCTACCGCGCTGCTCTGCGCCTCCGGGAGATGGGTGGGGCTGTGATCAGGACTGCCCGCAGACAGGCAGAGCGAATCGGCTTGGACTATGACACAGGTATGCACCTCCATCGAGAGCCCAGCCCGGACAGCCaacgtgacagagagagggacagggaccaggaacaagagagggacagggaccaGGAACGAGAGAGGGACGGAGACGGAGACAGGCCGCTCTCTTCCAATGAGGATG ACCTGCTTTTACCAGAGAACCGGCGGAGGCTGCCATTGGAGGAGCAGCTGTGTTTCCTTCAGGCACGCTTTGATGAGGTCAGCTCAGGGAAGCACAGCATTGGTCGGTCGCGGCGTGCCAAAGCCCTGAGGAAAGAAATGACGGTCATCAAGAGGAAACTTGcccaccagagagagggaggctcgGGCATGGGGGGCAGGGACTCAGGGGGCGGGGGGGACAGGGGACCATCCCTCCCCCATCACCCCTCATCCACGGGACGCCACGACGAGGGGGAAGAGAGCAGCAGTCAGGAGATCAGTGGCAAGG atttAAGTGCATCGTCCTCGGCTCTAGCTCCAGAGGTGGGACGTCgtacctctgtcctcttctcCAAGAAGAACCCCAAAATGGCCGGACCCCCCAAGAGGCCGGGCCGTCCCCCTAAGAACAGAGATGCGGGACACGGAGGGGCAGGGGTGAGCCCCAGTCCAATAGGTCCCCCTCAGCTGGCCCTCTTGTCTCCCCCTCGGCAGAGGAAGAGACCCCACAGCAGCTCCAGCTCCGAGAGCGACAGTGATATCGACAACCTCCTCCCGa GCCTGCCCACTAACGGTTTTGGCGGGGCCAACCAGCCGGTGACTGAGAGTTTTCGGGTGTACAGGAACGAGAGGAGCCTTCCTCGATCCAGCTCTGACTCTGAatccaccagcagcagcagcagtagtgctGCCTCTGACAGAACCAG tACCACTCCGTCTAAGCAGGGCCGGGGGAAGCAGTCGTTCTCTCGTTCAGCCTTCCAGGAGGACAGCAGTGAGGAGACATCAGGGACAGAGAACGACTCCTACTCTGTGGGAGGGTCACGCAGCGTCTCACACT TAGGGTGGGGCCGGGGCCGATCCGGTTGTAGGACGCCATCAGATGACTACTCTTCCCTTGATGCTCTGGACCTGGTGTGGGCCAAGTGTAGAGGCTACCCTTCATACCCTGCTCTG ATCATCGATCCTAAAATGCCCAGTGAGGGGGTATTCCACAGAGGGGTTCCTATCCCTGTGCCCCCTCTGGATGTCCTGAAGCTGGGGGAGCAGATGACCCAAGAGGCCCGGGAACACCTCTTCCTGGTACTCTTTTTCGACAACAAGAGAACCTG gcagTGGCTGCCGCGTTCTAAGCTGGTTCCTCTGGGGGTGGACCGGGAGCTGGACAAggagaagatgctggagggaagGAAGTCCAACATCCGCAAGTCAGTGCAGGTGGCCTACCACCGCGCCATGCAGCATCGCAACAAGGTCCAGGGAGACCCCAGCAGCGACACCAGCGACAGCGACTGA